From Trachemys scripta elegans isolate TJP31775 chromosome 18, CAS_Tse_1.0, whole genome shotgun sequence:
CTGTTAGGCACTTAAAGGGTTAATCTCGGAGGTTTAACTACACCTGGAAGTCTTGCCGCCCATCTTGATCACTTCCACGCTGTCTAATAAAGTACTTGCCCTGTTGAAACCACACATACTTCTGAGTGCAACTTGCGTCAACGTGAAGCTGACCATGATTCAGCCTTGCTTGATGCCAAGTCATGGTCAGTCAGCCTGGTGTTAGTCAACCCGACTCTTCACTGTGAGGATTTGGGAGTGATGACAAGGCCTCAGGGAACATTGCTGGCTCTGTACTTGGAAGGAATAGTTCTCACCGCACGGCTGAGCCCAGTCTAAATGAACCATTCCCGCGTTAGCCTGCAAGTGACAGCCGGGACACTCAGTGCAATTACTGACTGGCGGACACTGGAGGATGTTAAGGAACTGCAGCAGGCCTCAGACTGTATGAAGTGTCCGATGCGAATGATTTCCAAGTGCACACTAGTTACACGGAGGTGCGATTCATGTTTTGCAGCGCAGCCTCTCTTCCATTTAATAAAATCTTGAGCTACCTCCCCATCTTGCTTGGAGAGAAACAGAGATCACAGGCATGAAACGGACACAGCTCCTCAGACTTCGGTGCGGAAGCAGCACTTATGGCTCAGTCGCAGCTGGAATGAGTTGATTTGCATTTGACCTGAAATTTAGACCTCAGAATGTTGCATTCATCCTAACCCAGCATCTGAGGTGCTGATAAGGCTCTAGACAGGACGTGGGGCCAGGAGGAAACAGTACTAGGGTTCCTTTGGGTTTTCTGATAAATTCTTTACTGCTCACTTTCCAGCTGTGGCATTGGCCCAGGATGGGAACGTGTCCAAGCTGAACATGGGACGTCCCCAGGTATTGATGGCCAAAGTGATGCAGAGGACTCCGATAATGTTCATCACTATTCCAGATTTAgcctggaggggaaaaaacaaaaaacaaaacaccagcaCAAATGAGTCTCAAAAGACCTGCCAGAACTCATGAACAATGAAGAAACTTGAAGGTGTTCTTAAGCTCCTCATCCTATTAAAGCAGAGAGAGAACCATTGTGCTGGCAGTTCTGTGTTCTTCTGTAAATGGAACTGCCATGGAACGTGGTGCAAACTCTTAGCTCTGTAATTAGTTTGGAATCTtgaaagactgtcaaacaagatCGTTTCCACTGTGGTATGCAGTGtaggtcccagggtattagagagacaaggtgggtgagggaatatcttttattggatcaactcgaaagcttctctctctcaccaacagaagctggtccgataaaagatattgcctcacccaccttgttgtCAAACAAGATGCATTTATTGGCTAAGAGCCAGATTCGGCCACAATGAGGCCATGGCTACACCACAGCTTAAGTTGACatgttatgttgctcaggggtgtgaattagccaccccTGCTGAGTGACATAATTTATGCTGAtttaagcgctggtgtggaccgtgctatgttggcaggagagcttctcccgctgacatagctactgccactctcAGGGCTGGAGTAATgaagccgacaggagagctctctcccgttgtcttagagcggctacactagagagcttacagctgcatcggtgcagatTAGATTCCAATCCAGCACATGGGTGGACTCCagagagccccattgacttcagtatggcTCCGCCTGGTGCAGCAATTCGCCTGCACGCCATCAATTGCAGGATCAATCTTACTCATGTTGTGGAGGATGTTCTGCTATTGGCCACAATGGgcccaggatcaggccccctgCTACACTAATGCAAACCCATTGAAAACAACGAGGTTGCAGTGAGCACAGTTTTACCCTGTACATATAAAAGACAAAATGACAGACTGCAGATCAGCAGTTTTATCCTGCGTGGCAATTACTTGGAGCGAAGCGCCACTGCTTTTTACGTACGAGTTCCTATTACAACGCAACCATAACGTGGGGTGGTAGCATTAGAGCTGAGGTTGTTTCCATGTATCTCTTGACAGTCAAGGGAACTTTGGAAATGCAGGACCATAAAACTAAGCTACATCCATGATATTTACGGAAGAGGGTAATGGAAAGCTTAAGTAAAATaccagggaatcatcatcatccTCTTACCATGTCCAAAACCTGGAGGTGACCGTAGGAAAACACTATCGCATTTGGAGGTGTTGCCACAGGTAGCATGAAGGCAAAAGAGGCACTGAGAGTACAAGGGATCATGATGTACAAGGGATTGACCTCGATTGATTGCGACTGGGGGAAAAGAGAACAGACGTAGTGTTAGTACTGTTCAGAAACAGAAGCAGGCAGAAAGCCTGTGAGATTCCACAGACACAACAGGTCAGTTCATCCCCCTGTATAAGTCACTTCTGAACCGTAAATTCATGATGCACTGGACTCCTCTCATAGCAAAGGGCTGCTTCACTAAACAAAGTTCATTCTAACCAGACCTGCGTATTGCACACTGCACGTTACTGATGTAGGTCAAGGCTTCCATTCTATTTCCAGAGAGAGGGACATGGGTTAATGGTTTGAATGCAAGACTAGATGATACGAAGTCTTCAGGTCTAATCCTGGATCTGGCACAGACTCTGggtccttgggtaagtcatttggAGTGGGATTTAAagaagtgctcagtgttggcctagctcagttcccattgaaggcaatgggcacttcaccattgacttcaagaagAGTGATTCTAGGCCAGCACTGATCTctcctgaaaatcccaccctaaaggcctgattttcagacctgCTGAGCACCCATCACTTCAGCTGGAGTCATGGGCGCTCTaggggctcagcacctttgaaaaatcaggccctccagaactctgtctcagttccctatctgtaaaatggggataccattgtaaaatgtaaaataaacaccCATGAGGTAAATAAGTATTTATGAGGATTAGGGTAAAGGATTAGGGCTAATTTTTCTTGTTCTATGTTTtaacagcacctaccacaatcatagaactggaagggaccacgagaggtcatctagtccagtcctctgtactcatggcagggctaagtattatctagaccattcctgacaggtgtatgtccaacctgctcttaaaaatccccaatgatggagattccacaacctccttaggcaatttattccagtgcttaaccaccctgacagttaggaagcttttcctaatgtccaacctaaaccttccttcctgtaatttaagcccattgcttcttgtcctatcctcagaggttaagaagaacaatttttctccctcctccttgtaacaaccttttatgtacttgaaaactgttatcatgtcccctctcagtcttctcttctccagactaaacaaacccaattttttcaatcttccctcataggtcatgttttctagacctttaattatttttgttgctcttctctggactttttccaatttgtccacatctttcctgaaatgtggcgcccagaactggacacaattctccagtcgaggcctaatcagcatgtagtagagcggaagaattaattcttgtatcttgcttacaatactcctgctaacacatcccagaatgatgtttgctttttttgcaacagcgttacactgttgactcatttagcttgtgatccactatgacccccagctccctttccacagtactccttcctaggcagtcatttcccattttgtatgtgtgcaactgattgttccttcctaagtggagtattttgcatttgtcctttttgaatttcatcctattgacttcagaccatttctccagtttgtccagatcattttcaattttaatcctatcctcctaagcacttgcaactcctcccagcttggtatcatccgcaaactttataagtgcactccctatgccattatctaaatcattgggGCTCTAGTCCACaattggggctcctaggcactacaataataatatattttgcCCTTAGTGGGGCACCCAATTCCCATCCAATCCAAAGGCGGCTGCACAGacatatctgagggcagaatttggctccataatgttttcaaagccctttgaagatGATCTATCAGTATATctgaggtacttatatggccctcatgagcgtagtatctgagtgcctcacagtcatAGACTCTTAGgaatgtcgggctggaagggacctcgagaggtctcagcccctgtactgaggcaggaccaagtaaacgtagaccatccctgaccggtgtttgtccatgttcttaaaaccctcctatgatggggattccacagcctccctggcaagcctattccagatcttaactaccctgacagttagaaagtttttcctactatctaacctaaatctcccttgctgcagattaagtccattacttcttgccttaccttcagtgaacatggaggaCAATTGGTGACAGTCCTCTTAATCAAAGCCCTTAACATGTATTTATCATCAACAACCTCCCTGTGAGGTTTGGAAAGAAGGTCTGAGATCCAGACCTTCAACTGATATAATCTGTGTAGCTTCACAGACTTCAAGGAAGCTGCTTTAATTTatgccagatgaggatctggtccaaagagTGCCAGATTTCATTATTACTTCATTATACACTGAATCTCACTCTATATGAATTCTGTACAGGCAGGTTTCATATGGGGTATAGTCTTGTTGTCCTGAAATTGCATTCAACTAAATATCTCCATAGTCACCATTTAATatctgttgtattttaaaaagcgGTTTATGCATTTGATGAATCAGTATTTCTCATGCTGGCTTTCCATTCTTATTTTACTACTGTCCACCTCTTCGAAATCAAATATATACAATGACTGTCCCAGGCCCATAACCAGCGCAGGGTGAGCAGAGCAGCTGCCCATGGTGCAAAGCCATGGGGGTGGAGAAATGCCAGAAACCCCCCCAACGGGGGGCACAAATATGGATGCTAAAATTCCTAGTTATAGCTCTGCTCTGTCCTGTTGGATCTTCTAGGTATTCTCTCCAGTTTGGTATTTACAGAGCTGCCAACACTGGATAGGTTCCATTAACTTCTACGTTCCCACACATAGAATTTTTCCTCCTAAATACGGCTTGCTACATGGCCGGTTTAATTCACTTCACAATTCACTTTTGACTGCAGATGCAgagtaacatttaaaaatgatacttgatgctttttttcccctctgcatggTATAATTTGGGGTTCTGGTCAAATTTATATGGAGTTCTTTTGTTTGATCTCTAACACCACTTTGAGAGGGTTTGTCAGAGCGACACAGGAACTTGATTATAATTACTAGGCTCACAGAGCAAAACTTTTAAACATTCTGCCTGTTTTGTGGGATTCTCCAGTCCCCAGAACTTGTGTGTCAGTTTAAGTCACTGCCAGCTAAGCAGCTTGGGTCAGGATAATTTTACTTGAAAGAACAGACTAAAACTCTTTACAAATAAAGACAAAACTATCTATTCGCTGTGGTGCCAACTAAGGCTGTGATCATTTTTAGTCCTTTCCTTGTGTGTCTTCTTAGAGTTTAAAAATGGTCTGTTCTGCTCGGCAGAAATGACACAATGAACCCTATACGGATGCTCTTGTCTTCAGTGCAAAAGAGACAGAGATGGCTGAAACATCCAAGGAAATGAATgaagggggctggatttgaacaaAGGAGAACAAAAATCTAGAGCCCTGCAGGAAGTCAGtcacaacaaagaaaaataacattttacatgTATACAGCATTTGTAATCCCAAGGGATCCTAAAGTGTTTCACCAACTATATACATTCACGGCTTGAGGCTCCATTGCCCTACACCTTGGGTcatcatttgcacctgtgcaaagtgggggtAAAATGTTAAACTCAGAATGGTGGGGCTTTACACACGTTTtgtactcactttgcactggggtaaatgaGCACACAAGGCGCAAGGCAATGGAAAAACCAAGCCCTCAGTACTAAACTTGCCCCTCTCTAAGGCAGGAAAGCATTTATGAGCATGCTAAAGTCTAtccctattggcttcaatggcacTGAAGCATATGGTTACGGACGtcacatgtgcttaattttaagcttgTGTTTAgagtctattgacttcagtgatgctcCCCTGAATGAGAGACTAAAGAGGTGAAATGTTTTTGGTGGGGACTGCCTAGCACATGGGGGGAATGCAAGATAGAACTTTaacctccaggctgctggctgaaTACAGCTCAAGTGACCAAAAATCTTTACCAGCTGACTGGTGTAGGGTAAACTATTTTAAATGAGTTGGTGGCTCAATCCACTTTCCAGTGGACAAGTGCCCACATCACACAAACCACCATTGCAGTTGGCATTAACTGGCCTCCTGATAGGCAATCTCAGGAGAGGAGCCAAGGAGGCTGAATTACTTTCTCATTCCAGGAGTTGGACCATCAAGGTTGATGCACAGTGGCAGGGCAGTGCCAGGGAAGTCTACAGTGCCGCTGCCTGTTTGATACCTAtcctgtggataaataaaggacTCCAGGGCTGCAAGTCTggccttttttcccccaccagcACTAGAGCCAGCTTTGCTATCTGATGGGTTGTTTGCTAGGTGCTTTCCGGAGTAACCCTATTTGCATATAAAGTCCCTTGGCTTATGGCACTAAATGTGGTATTGCTCCATTTTTAAAGACTTCATCCATTTTCcttgatttttaagtcaattttCCAGATCAGCAGTGAGAAAAcccaataagaaaaaaaatcttaccaaggACGCAAAGACAGGTAGAAAGAGGGTGGCCGTAGCTACATTACTGGTGCATTCGGTGAAGACAGCAATAACAAGTGAAAGTATCACTGCGATGGCCCATGGTGGGACAGCGTGCAATGGGGTCATCTGATCACCTAGCCATTTCGACAGACCAGAAGCCTGACAAAATCAAGAGGGGCAATTCAGTAAGACACAGAACTCTAGGCCATCCATAGTAGCTCATATTGCATGTAATGTATTGCCAGATCCCAAATACACATATGAAAACAGGCCATCGATATTAGTGGTTAGCTCATTCAAGAGCAAACAAACTAGGTCATTTATAGAACAAGTAATGTGATCTTTcttaaaaaatagtaataataataataaaggagatTCCCTGCCAGTTGGAAATTAAGTCAGATTTATTTTCTCTCATTCTGGTCAGAAAGAACTTACATTTTTGCCAAGTAGAAGCTCAATACTGAGTTATACCGGAGACCAAGGAAGCCACACAACTGCAGACAGTTAATGAATGTCAGAGGAATCATTGAAAGAATTGCTAAGGCTTCTGAAGGTACTGAATTGAATGATTGTGTTTTCCTTCATGAATACTATCAGAGATGAACTCCAGTGTCTTACAAAAGTTTTCTGCTATGCAGTCCAAAAACCACCATCTGGGCAATGTTCCAATCCAGGGCTTTGGTTTGGCCCATCATTTAAGAACAGCCCAGCCACAAAGTTTGGGAGATGGATGTGAACTTCCTCAAAGCTTGGCAGTTTGGGGATCTGGGGGTTCTGATTCAGACCCATCTCAACAGGGGTGCGTGAAACAAttttaatggagccaggattcTTGCAAATCCTTGCCTATTTCTAGAGCTGAATTGAAGTTAGGAACATTGGATCAGAGTAGTGGTCCAGTGAGTCCTATGTCCTATCTCTGATGTCAGTCACTACCAGACACTTCAAAGAAAGGTTCAAGAAACCCCCTCatgcagcgtttctcaaactggagtccGCGATAggtgccacccggctggagcccgcatcccacaccccagcccctgctccagcccagagcttgcacccccttccacacccaaactccctcccagtcagagcccacacccctcactccctcctgcacccaaactccctcccagagcctacaacccctcctgcactccaacccgctgccccagcctggcgaaagtgagtgagggtggggaaatgcgagcgatggagggaggggggatggaatgagcggGGGGCTTTGGGGGAtcccaaaactttttaaaatcaaaatgtgggtcctcgggttgctaaagtttgagaaccgctgctctctatgcctctgtttcACCTCACCTAGCTGCTTCCTTAATCCCTTCAGTAAGTGTTTGCTTTATGCCCTGCAGTATGAGGATTCACATCCCttctaaacaaacccaaaacagCTCTGAAACGCTTAGATACATTGCTGCACTTCTGTTGTCTGGCCAGGAGTGGATCTGGGGGTGACAATATACAACAAGGAAGGCCGCTCTCCTGCTATTTGCACTAAGGAAACCTCAAGGAGGATTTCCTGTCAATATTGCAGATTCTGGAGGCTCAGGTGTTTTGGAGAAGCAGGGGTTAAGCACTTGAACTCCTGGAGTTCAGTCCCTGAGGCACACCCATCCTAACCAGAGAGCAATTATGCTAATAAATAGAGAACGGGCTGAGCTGCTAAATTGTTCAAGTTACTGTCcagatcagtgcttaatttgtaatgaaagagatgctgtctctcaaaccatttttttacattcataactgagccagcaagcccagaggtgccagaactttgaactgccaggcccagagttgccagggctctgaactgccaggcccagaggtgctggggctcggtcatagaatcatagaatatcagggttggaagggacctcaggaggtcatctagtctaaccccctgctcaaagcaggaccaatccccatacagatttttgtcccagatccctaaatggccccctcaaggattgaactcacaaccctggatttagcaggccaatgctcaaatcactgagctatccctccccccatggcaagccctggcacaaattaagcactggttcaGATGGTGGTTCAGTTTGGACCTGTTACTACTAACAAGGGACCAGAAAGCAGAGAAGAAAGGTCACCCTTAGACTCAATGGCAGATAGAGGTGAGGACATACATCGCTTCCACTGGCCAAGGCGAAGCCTCCTCCTAGCAGCAGCACGATGTTCCAGGGCATCTTCCTCTGAACTACCTTCCAGTCTAGCAACGGGGCTGGGAAAAAGGGCTCTTTCATCACTAGAAAGATAAAAGCAGAGCAAAGAATGCTGGGAGGAGGTGAAGACACCGACTTCGTTCAAGGCTGTATACTCAGATGTGCACTTACTGTAGCTACCACCCCAGGGCAAAGGAAGCACTAGAGCCCAATGACACACAGTGTACGTGATAGCCCAGGACAGGCATGCTAGTGAGAAAACTGCCCATTTCAGGTGCACAGTGAtatacaaaaagcaacagagtgtcctgtggcaccttaaaggctaaccgatgtattggagcataagctttcgtgggtgaatgcccacttcatcagacgcatgtattcacccacgaaagcttatgctccaatacatctgttagtctttaaggtgccacaggactctttgttgcttttttacagatccagactaacacggatacccctctgataagtgATATACAAGGGTTATGGTCAAGTGCCAGCAGTAACTAAGAAGTGGGATTAGCTCCCAGGAACTGcacacactaagggcttgtctatacaaacaTTTAGTTCGCAGCAAGCTGGAGTGTGAATCTGCCTTGCACTAGCCTTTCGCACACTCACTGTCCCCAGGCTTCATATAGACACACACTGAAAGTTCCGCTGCGGACTCTgatctaccctgctttgaaacaggagtaggaCAGTGtatactagggaacttttagcatgccgcagcagggtccacacagacagtgtGTGGCAGGCTGGCctagggtagatttacacccgaGTCTGCCGCATGCTAATGGTtcctgcagacaagccctaagtcacaAAGGAGTGCTTCTTCCAGCACCGTCAACTGGAGCTGAGAAATGGCTTCACAATCTCAGCACGGTGAGTTGTGATCTCACCACAGAATCATAAAGCTGGACTGGCCGAGGGAAAGCTCCAAGTCAAGCATCAATATTGTCAATTTCTCTTTCCATTACCTTCTCTGTTCTGTTCAGGGCTAAAGCTATTTCGACTACAGCAGTTGAATTTGGGTTTAGTGGCAGGAACTACAAACAGTAGTAGTGCAACAAAGAGAGCTACACTGGCATCAGTAACGTACCTAAAAGAAAAAGCAGAGGGCAGGTTAGAATATGGTACACCATTGTCTCAAAACATGGCATGCCTCCAGCATGTGTACTATTGTCCCAGTACATGGCATCCATccagcacacacaccccattgTCCCAGTACATGGTAACCATAAGTCCTATTTACTTTTGTCTGTACAATCTCTCTATTCGGTCTTTAAGAATGTAGcaatattttgtaccctgatattgCAGATTCTGCTATCCAGACTAGCAAAACTCCACATAGCCACATTTGCATCATCTTACTTAATATCACTTTGCAATGCCGTCATGCCTTCCACTGAAAGATCTCCAAGTGTCTTCTCTACCACACTTCTGTtaagtagggaagtattatcatccTCCTTGTATccagggaaaactgaggcatggaatgcTAATTAAACTTGCCAAAGGCTGAATGaatgccaggaacagaaccctgcTTGGATTTAGGCcgtttgaaaatatttcctttacagACTAAGTGGCTAAAGAgctgaagtcccattttcaagagtgacttgGGCACTAAAGTCTAAGGGCAGGACTACACTATggagttaagtcaacctaagttacgcaactccagctacgtgaataagcTAAGGTCGACTTATTGCAGTATCTAGAATATTGCAagtttctcccatcgacttaccttatgcttctcgttctggtggagtaccggagtcgacagtaGAGcaatcggcagtcgatttagcaagtcttcactagacccactaaatcgacccacGGTGGATTGATCACCCCAGTGTCGATCCAcggtaaatgtagacaagccctaagtctcattaaaagtcaatgggacttagtgtGCATCCACTCTGCAATCAGTGGTGTGACTGCAACACATGTTGTACATGGGTACTTACTCAAACACTTAGGCTGTGCCCAAGTCCAAGCTAttttggcttcactgctattgataCCCAAGCTAGATAGATTAAAGTTGGCTCGCATATATCTACCCATggtgcaatcacacctccaattgcagtgtagacctacccttaggctTCTAAGCTGGGAggtcctaaatcacttttgaaaatggatttaggctccaaagtcactcatgtacttttaaaaatgttatactgTAGCAAATACCAAGTCCTCAAAACAACACCGAGGGCATAGATATTTAATATGCTTCCTTCATATTTCAAAGAAAAGTGTCTCACTCatgcatatattttatttagtgtAGTTGACGCATTTTTCTCTTTATTAGTTTATGTGGAAAGATttcaagtgtaaaaaaaaaaaatcctaaacacTGGTCTCTAGAGATTGGAATTGTGAACTTCGCTAGTGAATTCTTTGAGGTAAGGGCAgcctttttgttctatgtttgtgcagcacctagcacagtggaatgattgggactcctaggtgctaccacaatacaaataaataaaagaataacaaacaaacaaacagctgcaGGTGACCAATCATCATCAGGTCGCAGGTGAGACTGGTGCATGTGAGATGAGTAAAGACACTTCTCGACAGGAAGCCAAATGAATTCAAACACTGTAGCATAGGTGGGGTGTGGCAAGAAATGCTCTTAATTATGTTTCCCTTTAAAACCTGGGTGCAAGGTTAGGAGCATAGGAGGAAGATGGAGAAGCCTATCAAATCACTGAGTCAATTTCCTTGTGAGTGCCGGACAGATTCtcctttgcagatgacattactGCATATTAAAATGATGTtcaatctgattttaaaattgaagGGCTAATAGAAATGAATAAACAAATTGGATTGAGACACAAACAGCATAAATTCCCCTCACATTGGCTATGCCAGTCTTAGGCTGCGGCACCCTCGCCAGCTGTGCCTCTTTAGAGCAGAGATTATCAATTATCTGGTGGTTTGGTGCGGTGCAACAAATGAGAACTAGAAATCAGACCTGTCCAACAACTTCCATGTGACTTGAAACAGGATCTGAATTAAAGGCCCCTAAGGATCAAACGGGAGTAGAGCCAAATAAAGTATTACTAAGTCAGTCAAAACACTGCAGGATTCAAACTTACTCTTTATCTTTATTGAAGAGGAAGGTGGCCCAGCCAGGAATGAAGCCTGGGTCTCTGCTAAACCACAGGAGAATCAGTAGAATGAAGAGCATGAGGACATTGAATTCAGCAAAGGAGATGGAGCCTAGTTTCCGGAGCTCTGCCTTGAGCACATTGAGAGCGGCTTTCTCTTTGTCAGTTCTCTCCAACCCGCAACCCCACGTTttcctaaaacttaaaaaaaaggaaagttgtAAATATTTGCTTGCAAGAGAAAATTACCAGTGAATCCACTTTGACACTTGCCATGTGAAGCACAGAACTATGTTAGCTACTGCCTAGAATGGCTGCAGCACGTTATAAAGTGAACAACATCTGACTTATCCTTTGCACATAGCTGCCACTGGTTACCATCTCTTGCTGAGAGGTGCGGTCTGGGGGCCAGGCACTGCACTGGAAGTCAGGAAAGCTAGATTtttttcttggctctgccacagatctactgtgtgaccttgggcaaatcgcttcacctctctatgcctctgtttcACCTCACCtagttagattataaactctttgtggtagggactgtctctcactaagtgtgtgtacagtgcctggcacaatggggcctcaatctcAGTTGTGGCTCTAGATTCTACTGAAAAATAAACACTAATTACAAATGTGGTTGTAACAAGCACAGTTCAATCTCACCACAGACTGTTTTACATATGTGAAGTTTCTACTAAGATACATCACATAACATTGTATGTCATTCCTTGTCTATACAGTACTTTTCTTTCAGATTGCAGACCTAGCCATCATATAATCTCAGGAATATGTACCTGATGATAAAAAGACAAACCAAGAGGGCCAGATTCACatttgctgaggatctggcccataacattatatttttatacttactTGAACCCCATGAATGAAAACTGGAGCCAAAACCAAGATAACGTCAACATCAGAATCATATTAGGAAACGCAAATCCAAACCAGGAAGCAAAATTCAAGACATCACCATTTTCAGGGAACAGTCTGAGGAGAGAAAACAATGGTTTCTGTACCAAGGTCAAACCATTTGAGTATATTCTCCCTTCTATATGTGCTAATTGGAATAATATAAGAGCCTCAGGGCTCATCCATTGCTCACCCATAAGGGTCTcatccaaagccaattgaagtcagtggaaaggctctcATGGACTTCAGACTGTACCCTAAATGCCTTGACTGAACTTTCCACTGTTCTTTATAGAATGGTTTACATTAATTGCACACAGCAGCCCATGTTGCTATTTTTCATAATTCATAGAGCTTAAGGCTACaatggaccattagatcatctagtctgaataCCTGCATATCATAGCCCAttacatttcatccagttacccatTTATTGAGCCCAAATAACTTGTGTTTGTCTATTTTGGACCCATATGACATAAGCGCAGTTTAAAGACCCACAGGTGCCCTATCAAAAACTTGGG
This genomic window contains:
- the SLC13A5 gene encoding solute carrier family 13 member 5; protein product: MAPPCLRPLLRFKSFGVLFCTPLLLLALPLLIPTKEAKCGYVIILMAVYWCTEVIPLAITALLPAILFPMFGILESKKVCMQYLKDTNMLFVGGLVVAVAVEHWNLHKRIALRVLLIVGVKPPLLMLGFMGVTAFLSMWISNTATTAMMVPIVQAVLDQMNSTEQDLTITDQPNGQVNSAIELEEKNTMSLTSVQVIGNGDVPEEPRALGDREVKKRIDKGMTLCVCYAASIGGTATLTGTGPNLVLKGQMNQLFPENGDVLNFASWFGFAFPNMILMLTLSWFWLQFSFMGFNFRKTWGCGLERTDKEKAALNVLKAELRKLGSISFAEFNVLMLFILLILLWFSRDPGFIPGWATFLFNKDKEYVTDASVALFVALLLFVVPATKPKFNCCSRNSFSPEQNREVMKEPFFPAPLLDWKVVQRKMPWNIVLLLGGGFALASGSDASGLSKWLGDQMTPLHAVPPWAIAVILSLVIAVFTECTSNVATATLFLPVFASLSQSIEVNPLYIMIPCTLSASFAFMLPVATPPNAIVFSYGHLQVLDMAKSGIVMNIIGVLCITLAINTWGRPMFSLDTFPSWANATAGK